The Paenibacillus spongiae nucleotide sequence CCCCCATGAACGCTCCCACACACGCCAGAAAGGCAAAGACGAGGAGGTCGACGGGCACCGAACGGTTCACTTTCTTTTCTCTGCGCAGGCGTAATGTAAGTTTCACGGCGTTCATTCCCCTACTTTCCTGAGAAGCCATTGAATCACGAGGTTGGAGCCGAGCATAATGACGAACAGAATCGTAGCGATGGCGCACGCATAGCCCATTTCGAACCGGATCGTCCCGAAGTCGTTCAGATGGGTGACGATCGTATGCGCCGCATACTGCGGGCTCGGAAATCCGACCATGCTGGTCGCCACATCGGCAACGGCAAACGAGCTCGTAATTTGCATAACGGCTCCGAACAATAACTGCGGACGCATGGAAGGCAGTGTAATATACCACAGCTCCTGCCACCGGTTTCTCACCCCGTCGATCGCGCCCGCCTCGATCAAGGTCGTATCCATGCTCTGCAGGCCGGCGATAAAGGCGAGGAAGGCCGTCCCCAAGCTGAGCCACAGCTGCACGATCATAATAATGATCAGCATATATCGGGGATCCTGCAGCCATTGGATCGGTTCGAGGATGAATCCCCACTTGATGAGGAAGGCATTGACGTAGCCGAAGGAATCGCCCGAGAACCCGACCTGCCAGATCAAATAGACATTGCCCGATATGGATGGCGCATAGAAGAGCAGCGTGACGACGGCGCGGATTTTCGGCGATAGCTCGTTAATGAGCCAGGCGAGCAGGAAGCAGGCGATGTAGCTGATCGGCCCGGTAATGAGCGCGAATAATAACGTATTCTTCAGTGCGATCAGAAACACTTCGTCCTTAATGAACAAGGTCGCGTAGTTCTCCCAGCCGATCCACTTGGGCGTCTCCAGCACGTTGTAATACGTGAAGCTGAGCCCGAAGGCCATTACGACCGGGAACGCGGTGAAGATGAAGAACAAGATAAAGTATGGAGCGAGCAGCATATAGCCTTGCCTGTGCTGCTTGACGTTTCTTGCAAGCTCCGCCAGCTTGCCGTGCGGCTTCCTGCGGGCAGGAGATGCAGCCATATGGCTTTGCGCCGGCAAACCGGCGCTCGATTGAACCGGCTCAGGAATGATAATCGCCCCTCTTTCTAGTCGTTCGGCAAGCCGAACTCTTTACGCTTCTTCTTAATTTCGTCGTTAATATATCTCGTATAATTGTCGATTGCTTCCCTCGGATCTTCATTGGAGATGACGACGCTGCGGAAGGCGTTGTCGAGATGACGGCCCGTGAAATAGCCGCCCGGCACTTCCGGAACGCCCTTCACCCATTTCCACTGCTCCATCAACGTCTTGTAGTCCTTCACCTGCCATGGCAGCTGTTCGACCGCCTGGATGTTCGCGGTCGCGTACCGCCCCGCCGGACCGAATATGGCCTCGTTCTCCAGCCCGTATTTGGCCTGAACCTTGGAGCTGGCCCACCACTGCATAAATTTCCAGGCGTTCTCCTTATGCTTGCTGCTCTTCAGCATGACCGCCCCGCTTCCGTAGGCAGGGACATCCCGGCGAATCGATCCGTCCGGCAGCCTGGTGCCCGGCGTAAGGGTGAAGTCCCACAACCCTTTCAATTCCGGCGCGACGACGCTGATAATGTTGAATCTCGTATAATCGGCGATTCCGATCGGCATCTCGCCGCTGCGGAACCGGTTCGTAAAGTCGGTTTCCAGCGGAAGCTTATACGTGGTGTACAGCTCCGACCATTGGATGAAGGACTTCACCGACTCCTCCGAATCGAGGGCGCTCGCTTTTCCATCCTTGGTGTACAGCTCCCCGTCGGCTTGATAGAGCATCGTCCCGAAGGTGAAGTTGACCGGCAGGTTAGCGCTGTCCTGCACGTTAGAGCCCGTCTTGACCAGCACTTGAATAGGGAAGCCGAAGATCAGGTTCTGCTTCTGCAGTTCCGGCACCATCGCATAGACATCGTCCCAGGTCTGCGGCACCTCCAGCTTCATCTCCTCCAAGATATCCTTCCGGTAGAAGAGCACAGGGAAGTATTGATCGCTTGGCAGCGCATAGACGCCCCCGTTGAACGAATAAGGAACGAAGGCGCTGTCGCTGAACTGCTTCTTCACCTCATCGAATCCCGGGTATTTCGACAAATCCTCCACGCCGCTCCGCAGCGCATAGTTCAGCGGTTTATCATTGGCTACCGAGAAGGCCACGTCCGGCCCGCGTCCGGCCAGCATCGCCTGCAGCAGGACGGCTTCGGTAACGACCTGCAGATCGACGGCAACGCCCGTAACCGGCGTGAACGTTTCTTCGATCATCCGCTTGACGATCTTCGCCTGGTCGAGTCCCATCGTGATCCAGACCTTGATCTTGTCCCCGTCCTTCCCCTTGGAAGAGCCAAGCGCATTGTAGTCGTTAAAGAACGACAAGAGGAAGGTGCCGGCCTGGTGCTTGATATTCCCCCATGCCGTGGCGCTTGCCCGGGGCATCTTCTGTTCCGGCGAAGCGACGACAATATAGTCCACGGATAACGGCATGTAGTTGACCGAGAAGATCCAGGATCCGAGCGAGCTGATGTTGGACTTGAATGTCTCCAGCCTGCGCGTAACCGTATCCGGATTGTCCGCCATATCGCGCAGCTGGTACACGATCCGGTTCAGCGTGGCCGTCCGGTCGCTGCTGCCGCCCGTCGTCTTCTCGATCCGCGCCGCAATCGATGCAATCAGGTCGGCTTGCTTGCGGAACAGGCCGGTCATCTCCGGCAATTTCAAATCCAGCTGGTAATCGCGGTATTCGTCCGGGACCGTGCCTGTCACCATCACAATCCGCCGGTAGATCGTGTTCAGCTCGAGAACGCTCGATTCGATGCTGCGCAGGTACAGCGCCATCTCGCCCAGCGTGACGTCCATCCGGAGCACATGCTTCCCTTTCGTGAGATAGAAGAGATACGGCTCTTCTCCATCGCCGATTTCTTTCATCTGCCAATCGGACGAGAAGTCGAAGGCCACGCTCTCCATCTCGGAGAAGGGCACCTTCCCGTCAATCATCAGCTTGCGGTACGAGGTTACTCCGCGCTGCAGGCTTTGATTGTATTTCACCCCGATTTTGTATAATCCGTCCTCGGGCACTTCGATGTCCCAGCTTACCCACTGCCCGGCTTCCGACCAGTTGAAGGAGCCGATCGTATTGAGCCGGATCTTGGATACGTCATACGGCTCCACGGCCGGACTGCTGCGGTCCATCATCGGATAGAGCACGGCGCTCGATTTGATCCCCGCCGCCTCGCCCTGCACTTTGACCATCGCGCCGGACGCTTCTTTATATCCTTGCCGCTTATAGTGCTCCGAGAGATCCCGATAAGACGGCACCTTGTCCGTCTGGCGAAGCTTTATATAATCAATCATCATCGGTTCCTTGGCGGAAACGAGCGATATGACGTGTTTTCCCTTTGAGAAATAGAACGAATACGGCTCTCCATGGCGTCCGTCCGAGCTCTGTACGAACACTTCCTGCCAAATCGGCACTTCCGCTTGCGGGGTGTACATGTCGTTCCCGTTATCGTCGCGGACCGCTGCGCCATTGTTCTTCCACAGTCTGCGGAATACGAGATTCTTCGCTTCGGCAAAGGGCAGCTTGCCGTCGATATTCAATTCGCGGTCGATATCCGAGCCTTTCCCCTCCATGGGGCGAAAACGCAGCTCGATGTTGTACAGACCTTCATCCTGGACATCCAATTCCCATGAAACGATTCCCGATTCTCCGGTTTCGATCGCTTTGCCGCTTGCCCCGTCTACTCCGTCAACAACATTGATCTGCATGCCCTCCGCATTCGAGAACCTATCACCAGGAATCGTCAGCTCGCGTTCCGGTCTTGCGGCCTGGGCATATCGGGCCAAGTATTGGTCGTAGCCGTCCTTATTCGTGGATCCGAGCTCGATACCCGTCGGGGCTGGTCCATCGGCATAGCTTCCTGTCACAAGAGGCACCGGCTGCGGTAAAGCAATGCATATTGCCGTTATCAGGGCTACTGCCGCAACCATTCGATATTTGCTCTTTCGTTTCATTGCGTACCCCTTTCGGATGCAAGGGCAGCACCCCGGGTGTGACTAACCCCGGAGTACCGCCTCTCACAGGTTTTCAAGCGTGGATTATTTTTTCGTGGACACGTCGATGGCCCCTTGCGCCATGGGTTTGATCCGCTCAATCGCCGTGGCCGGCGACTCTTTGCCGCTTGCGATGTTCTTGAACGCTTCCTCCACAACGTCGGACAATCCGACATAGGCTTGATAATTGATAATCTTGTAGGTGCTGTCGAACATCTTCCTCATCGTATCCAGCGACTCTTTGTTCTTCATGTTCGGCTCTTCCTTCTGAAGCTTGATATCCTTCCCTTTCTTCACCTCGAATTCGAACAGCTCGGTGAAGGCGGACAGCACGGCTTCCGCATTCTGGACGCCCTTCGGAATGAACCACAGGTTCATCTTGTCGTACGGCACGACATATTCCGTTGCCTTCGGACCCTTAGGGAAGAACACATATCCGATATCGTTCGGCTTATCCTTCACATATCCGAGGTTATCCCAGCGGTAGCCGTTAACGAACGCAATGCCGCCGTCGCCGAACGAAGCTTGCTCATCCTTGTGAATCACTTTGTGAACGTTGTACAGATCGTTGAAGAACTGCAGCGCTTCCATCGTGTTCGGCTCGTCAAGCGCGATTTTATTCGTCGCCGGATCCTCAATCTTGCCTTCGTTCGTGTAAATCAGAATCGAGGCGAGCAGAGGTTCGCTATCGACGTGAAGAGGAACCTTGCCGCCGGCTTTGATCTTCTTCAGCATGTCGACGAACTGGTCCCAGGTCCATTCGCCCTTCTCCTGCAGCTCATAAGGATCCGGCAAGCCGAGCTTCTGCAGAAGCGTCTTGTCATAGTAGAGCCCATGGCTTTCCGCATACGGCTCGGATATCCCGTATTGCTTGCCCTGGAACTTCCCGTTGGTCATCGTGACCAGATTGTCGGCGAACGCCGGCAGGCCCAAGTCGACAACGTCGTCAATCGGCTGCACATAGCCTTCTACAACCAGCTTCGGGAACGCCTCGCGCAGCGGGATCATCACGATATCGGCGAACGGCTCGCCCGCAACGGAGGACGTAATCAGACGCGCCGTCGTATCCGTAACGGTGACATACTCGATCTTCGTATTGAATTTTTCTTCCACCTTCTTCTGCTTGGCCTTCTCTTCATCGTTCAGGTAAGCATCCATCCCCCACCATTGACCGATGCGAAGCGGTTTGCCGCCGAAGTCCATCACTTTCGTGACCGGCTCCTCTTCCTTCGGCTCTTCCGCCGGCTCTTCCGAAGCAGGCGGTTCCACGGTACCTGCATCGGTCTTATTGTTCGTGTTATTAGCCGCCGGTTGATTCGAATTGCCGCCCGAGCATGCCGCCAACACATTGATGAGCAAGGCAAACATAAGGATTAGGGTTCCTGCCTTCATTAGCTTCATCGAATTTCCCCCATAATTAGAATTTTTTAGCATTATTTTTTCAAAAAAAATAAACCTGCACGTATTGCATGATAACTGCTGTTCGACCTCCGCGAGCTTCCAGGCATCCCCCCTTTAAAAGTCCCTGTTCCCGATTTATTTGAAATCGCTTACATATTGATGGGCAAAACATTATTTCTTGAGCGATATGTCAATGGCCGCCTGCGCCTGCGCTTTGATCTGCTGCATCCCCCATTCGGGCGATTGCCTGCAGGCCATGATTTCTTTGACCGATTCTTCGTATAATTCTTTGAAGCCAATGTAAGACGTGTACTCGACCAGCTTGATCCTGTCGAACATCTTCCGCAGCGTCTTCATGTTTGGCTCGGATTTGAAGTAGGGCTTCTCCTTCTCCAGCCGCACGTTAAAGCCTTTCTCCATATCCATCTCATACAGCTCCGACCAGGCAGCCCACTTGGCCTTGGCATATTTCGTCCCTTTCGGCATGAACCACAGGTTCATCTTCTGATAGGGCACGATATAATCCTTCGCCCTCGGCCCTTTGGGATAGAACACATACCCGAGCTCGTCTTTCATGGCGGGATTGCCCGAATAGCCTAGCGCATCCCAGCGGTAGCCGTATGCGAATGCGACATTCCTCTCTATAATGCCTTCTTCGCCGATCAGATCGCCGGCATCGTACAGCTTGCGCATGAACTCGATCGCTTCCATGGCGTTCGGGCTGTCGAAGGCCACCTTGTTGTCCTCGACGACGGCTCCGTCATTCGAGTAGATGAAGAATGTCGTGTTCTCCACAGGGTAGTCGGCCAGACAAGGCGTGCCCTTCTTCTTCAAGGCTCTGCATATCGTCATAAATTTGCTCCACGTCCACTCCCCCTTCTCCTGCAGCTCGTATGGGTCCTGAACACCCGCTTCCTGAAGCAGCGTTTTGTTGTAATAGAGTCCGTTGGCTTCCGAATAGGGAAGGGTAACGCCATATTGCTTGCCTCTGAATTTGCCGTGCTTCATCGTAATCGGATTGTCGCTGAATTTGGGATCGTTCAGATCAATCAAACCGTCAAGCTCCTGCAGATATCCCTCCTCGACCAATTTCGGGAACGCCCAGTTCACTTCGAGCATCATAATGTCGGCGACCGGCTGCCCGGCGATGGATGATGTAATCAGACGGGATGCAGCCTGCTCGAGCGGGACATGCACATACTGCACTCTCGTATGGTACTTGGCTTCGACTCTGCGCTGACGTTCGAGCTCTTCGGCCGTCAGCTCTCCCTCCATCGCCCACCATTGTCCGATGCGAAGCGGCTCACCCTGCAGATCAAGCCCTTCTTCTGCCTGAGGGCTCGTCGAGGCTTCATCCTGTATGATGATTGCCGTATCCTGCTTCGCCCGTTGATACGCATCATCGGAGAAGCTGTCTTGACTCGTATTCGAGACAGGAGAGGATTGCCTGGAATCGGAAGCGAACAATCCGAAGACGGCAGCCGTAACCATAGCGGCGAATATAAGCGTTAACCATCTGTTCTTCATCTTCGATCACCTCGCAGCAGATGTTGTTCCTATCCCCGGACTAACGAAACGCGAATCCGAATGAAACCATCCCCACATAAGCGATCATCAGCGACGCACAGCATTGTTATCGCTTTCATAGGATCAACTATAGAGGAAACGGACCCGGATGAGTATTCATGCAAATGAAGTCTTTAACTGCATAGAAAGCCTGCCTATCCACGCTCGTTAGCACAAAAGATAACAAAAACGAATAAAAATCCATACGGCATCTAAGCCATGTGCATACCCAAACTGTACCTGCCTTGTCACGCCCGCATTCAAGCAGCAATTCATGTGCCCGACTGCTCCCTGAACTGGGTAGGCGTACGGCCCGTCATCTTCTTGAACATTCGCGTAAAATAGAAATAGTCGTGATAGCCCGCCTTCTCGGCGATTTCGTTCACAAGGTAATTCGTCTGCTCCAGCAGCTCACAAGCGTAGTTAATTCGCAGCTTCGTCATATAAGAGGTGAACGTTTCACCCACTTCCTTCTTGAACAGCTGGCTCACATAATTCGGGCTGATGAAATATTTCTGCGTCAGGCTCTGAATCGAGATGTCGCTGCGGAAATTGTCATGGACATCCTGCAGAATCAATTTGAACGTCTCATTGCCCGTTTCCTTCACGGCGTATTCCGGATTCTTGCGGATCATCCTCATCGATACGCCCTTCAAGTAGTCGAGCATATCCGGCAAGCTCCGGAACGTCTCCATCAGCTGCTCATAGCTGAATAGCATCCCGTCCCTCTCTTCTTCATTCATGCTGTATAAGAGGGAAATCACGACGTTATACAAGCGAAGGGCATGCTTGACCGTATATCCCTCTTGCTGGAACAACCGGCCGGCCTCGTCGAACAGCCCGCCCAGCACGGCGAATTCTTTGCTGCCGATAGCCGAACCGATTTGTTTGATCACCTTGTTCAACGTCCCCTGCGAAGCCTCGCGATGCCAGTTAACCCCTTCAGAGCCGGTAATGAAATAGTGGCTGGCCAGTAAATTGGCGCTCCCCATCGCGTTCTTCAGCATATGGGAATCGGTGAATGCGAAGCTGACGCCGGCACCCTTCAGTCCATCCGGCCACTCGGCTTCCAGCTTCCGGGCCGCCTCGGTTAACGAATCGTATGCCATGATATAGAGCATCTTCCTTATCCCGATCTTCAGCCGGAGGGCATGCTCAACCTGCGGGAACCGGCCATCCCCGGCATCGCAAACCATCGCCCCGACCGCATGGCCGGCATCGATCCGGATGCCATGCTTGTCAAACTCCCGTTTGATGGCATCCGGACTCCCCCCGCCCTCCTCGGCCAGCATCTGGAGCAGCAGCGTATCGGACAGCTGCTGCGCCGCGTCCAGGTGCTTCTTCAGCTTGCTGAGCACATCGGCGATCTCTTGCTCGTCATAGGGCTTCAGACAATACATCGCAGCGCCGTAATTGAGCGCCCGCTGCGCATACGCGAATTCCGCGTAGCCGCTGACGACCACGAATTTCGGCGGATCCGGCAGCTCTCCGCCCTTCTTGATCAATTCAAGCCCGCTCATCCCCTGCATGCGAATATCGGTGAATACCACCTGCGGCTTATGAGCCTGAATGAACGCCAGCGCTTCCAATCCGCTGTATGCTTCCCCCGCCACTTCGAAGCCAAGGCTGTTCCAATCCACACTCGCCTTGAGGCTCTCGACCACCCAGCTTTCGTCATCCACAATAAGCACTTTATACATGTAAAGTCCCCCTTGCCGGCATCACCAGCTGTATTATCGTTCCTTCTCCAAGTGTGCTGTCGATGTAGAGTCCATACATATCGCCAAAGGTGAGCTTGATCCGATTATTCACGTTGGCCAGTCCGATACTGGATACCTGCGCGTCCTCCCGGTCCTGGATCGCCTGCCGCCGCTGCGTGAGCACGTTCCGGATCTGCTCCAGACGCTCGGGGGTGATTCCCAGACCGTCATCCTCCACCGCAATGACCAGCTCCTTCTGCTCGTTCACCTTCCCGCTGATGACCAGCGTCCCCTGCTCCTCCTTCGTCTCCAAGCCATGAAAGACGGCATTCTCGACGATCGGCTGAAGAATCATCTTCGGAATCTGGCATGCCATCGCTTCATCCGTCAGCTCATATCGGACGCGGAACCGGTCGCCGAAGCGGATTTGTTGGATATACATATAGGATTCGATAATGCCCATCTCCGTTTGGAGCGCCACCCTGTCCCCGCCTTTAATGCTGTAACGGAAGATTTGTCCGAGCGCCTTGGCGATCTCGCGAATTTCATTGGCGCCTTTGACAGCCGCCATCCCTTTGACCATTTCCAGCGTATTGTACAGAAAATGCGGGTTAATTTGACTGCGCAGAAAAGACAGCTCCGATTTGTTCTTCTCCAGCTCCGTTTCATACAGCATCGCATTCGTCTCCAGCAGCTGATGCGTCAAATTGTCGACCTCGTCCAGCATGCTGTTCAGCTCGTTGGACATGACTGTAATTTCCGCGTAGCCCTGCAGATGAATCCGGTTCTTCAGCTTGTTCAGATCCCCCCGCTTGATGCTGCTGATGAAGGCCATCAGCTTCTTGAGCGGAAGCAGCACATTGTTAATGACCAGCATGAACAGAGCAAACATAATGATCGCCCCGAAAATAAACACGGCCAGCTCCAGCTTGCGGATCTTCGAGATGTCGCGCAGCAGCTCGGCAACGGGAATCATGCTGACGATCATGCTGCTGATCTCCGGCAGATCCTCCGTCTGGACGGCGTACGTCTGCCCGTTCACGATAATCTTCCGCGATTCGCCGGGTGACGTATCCTCCGCGATAATGACATCCAGCTCGCTGCCGACTTCCTCCGGATTGCTGCTGGAGATGATCTTATTCTCCCGGTCCACCAGAAACGATTGTGTGGCGAGCTGCTCCGCGATCGAACCGGACTCGCCGATCAGCGCGGTCGGATCGATCACGAAGAACAGCGTGCCAATGACCGAATTGAACCGGTCGCCCGACTGAAACGACTTGATTTTCATGCCTACCAGGATGCAGTTCTCACTCTGGTAAGCGTCTCCAAAGTTCTGCAAGCCGAAATAATGAATCGCATCCTTCGGGGCAAGCATCGGGGCGAAGGGCCCCGTCCACTTCTTCCCGCCGTACAGATCGTACCATCGCCCGTCCTCCCCGTGGAGGACGATATCCAGAATCCCCTCCTTCAACGTCCGCATGTTGATGAACAGGCTGCTGATTCTTTTGGAATACATGTAGATCTGCGCGATTTCCGGTTCGGTTAAATAATTCTGCACGTCATTGTTGTAAGCAATATTGGTCATCAGCCGGTCGATAACGTCTTTGTTCGAATGGACGGTCTGCTTGATCTGCGCGATCATGTCTTTCGTGTACTGCTCATTGTTGCTGCTGATAATCCCGGACATCTGAATATAGGTGATCGAGATGATGAACAGCATAACGGCTGCGATGCATACCGCGATAAACGACAGCTGTGACCGAATGGACAATCGACGGTAAAATGCCACGGCATGCTCCCCTATCCCATGTGCAGATATGTATTGTCATGCTATTGATTTTATATCACTTTTAGGTGCGATGGGCAGAATGCTTTACTTACCTGCACTTTTCCATTACTATTCTTGGCATATACAACTTCGTCAGGGAGTGAAGAGATGAGCCGTATCAAGCCTATCGTTGCCATGCTTCTGACAACAGCGCTTATCCTGACAGCCGCAGGATGCCGGGATGGCAATGTACCTGCAGAGGGTCCGTCGAATGACGCAGCCAGTGAGACCGGCAAGCATCTCAATATCTCCGTATCGTTCTGGGGCATTGGCAGGGCGTTCGAGAAGAAAGACGACATTCTGCAAAAGATCGAGCGCGATTTCAACGTGACGCTCCAGCCCGTTCAGGTAAGCTGGGCCGATTACGAGGAGAAGTTCAAAGTATGGGCGGCATCCGATAAGTTTCCCGATTTGTTCGCGCATTCGATCATCAATGATTCGCCCGGCATCTACTCGGATTGGATCAAGCAGAACTTAATCCGCCCGCTTCCCGATGATCTAAGCGAATACCCCAACGTATTCGAGATCGCCCAGATTGCCGATACCCGGGCATTGCGCCGGGATAAGAAGCTGTACATGCTCCCCCGTAACGCCTATCCGACCAATGATCTGTGGATGCTGGAGAGGGTCGTCTTCGTCCGCAAAGACTGGATGGAGCAGCTGGGGTTCCAGGACCCGGGCAATTTCAACGAATTCTCCGCAATGATGAAAGCGTTTACCGAAAAGGATCCGGACGGCAACGGCCTTCCCGATACCGTCGGCTTAACCGCAGGCAGCATCAGCTATCTCTCTTGGGTGTTCAGTCCGGCATTCCCGCAATTTGCCGCCAGCCAATGGGTTCAAGAGGGCAGCCAGTGGATCCCTTATTACGCGTCCAAGGAAATGAACAAGATCGTGGTCCAATTCCGCAAGCTGTACACGGACGGCGGCCTGGACAGCAGCTTCTTCCTGAGGAAGGAAGCCGACGCGGTGGAGAAATTCACGCAGGGCAAGGCGGGTGCACTCGCATATAAAGCAACCCCCGATAGCTTGAGCGGCATGGTCGAACTATGGAACACCTACAACCCCGGCAAAGACTTTTACGATTCGGTGAAGATCCTGCATCTGTGGCCGGCAGACGACGGGAACCGCTATTATTATGTGGCGCCAACCTATTGGACCGAGAGCTATTTCAGCGCGAAGCTGGACGATGATAAGATGGACCGGATTTTGCGGCTGTATGATTACCTGCTGTCTCCCGAAGGGAAGCAATTGATGCAGTACGGCATCGAAGGGAAGGATTACGTGAACTTCGATGGCAATATTGTCATTACGCGGCCCCGGGACGAGAAGACAGGGAAGCCCGTCAGCATCCAGAAGCTGTACCCTTCAACGGAAATATTGCGTTCCCTCGCCGCGTGGGGACTGGAACACTCTTACCGGCTGGACGACATCAACAAGTTCAAGTACGGGGAGAGGAATATTCAAGCCAGCCTGGAAGAGATGAGATGGCTGCTTAATCATGCAAGGGCGACGCCCTTTATCTATTCAACCATCTCGCTGTCCACGCCGAATAAAGATAAGCTGAGCGCCGCAATCAATCCGCAGGAGGATCTGACGAAAGTCGCGCTCAGCAAGGGCGATCCGGTGAAGATGTGGCAGGAGATCGTCGCCCAATACAACGAGATGGGGCTTCAGCAGGCGATCCGGGAGGTCAATGAGAAATTGCTGAATCCGGACTGAGCGGACGGGGTAAAAGCCGCTGCGCAGGCGGAACGTTCTTTCGATCGCTGTTGTTCACGGATTTCTTTGAATCAGACTTTTTGGTTGAAATCCGGCAGACTAACGCCGTCCTCTGGAGGCGAAGTTTGTTTCGTGAACGCAACCCGCTGCGCTGGAGCATGACCTCAAGCAGGCATAAGGATGAACTTTAGAATACAAAGCTTATTTTAATCGCTTCATTCCTGATGTGAATTAATCTTGAAGGTGTTGTATAACGTACAACATTTTCTTCATCAATCAGCCCCAGTAGCCGTATTGATGCACTTTATACAACTTTGTGGGTAAGATACCACACGTTATCCCTCTCGGCAGGAGGTTTTGTTGTAGAAAATGCAATAATAAACGTATCAAGGTCACTTTTGCCCGTCCAGAGTTGCAGAAAATACAACAAGAAGATATCCGAATTGTAAAAATCATGGAATAGAGGATGGGGTTCCTATCCCTTGCGCCCTTCCGGCTGATGCTCGGGCTGCTCCAACACAACGGTACCGTCGCTCTCGCGGATCCAGGTCTCGAATTGCCGTTCTCCCGCCCGCAGTTTAATGACCCGCGCCCCTGTCGGAAAGTGGTTATTTCGCACGTTATCGACGTAGCTGACATACTTCGTCGCGCGGCCATAGCAGAGGTGGATTCCGTGCAGCATGCCATGAAAATCATTCGCGTGGTCGTGGCCGACAAACGTGCCCATAACGTCGCCCATCTCCACCATGGCCGCGAAGAAGCCGGAATTGATCCGGGGCGCGGAGCTGCAGCCGTCCAGTCGGTGACCGTAACAAACATGCCCCTCCCACACTTCATTGTACTCCGGCAGCGGAATGTGGAAGAAAGCGAGCGCCGGCAGCGGGCTCCCGCCGTTCTGCTCCGTTAGCGCACGGGACTGATCCGCATACCAGTTGATCTGATCCCTGTGAATCCAATCGTATCCGCCAACGTTATGCCCGCCGGAAG carries:
- a CDS encoding ABC transporter substrate-binding protein, which encodes MKNRWLTLIFAAMVTAAVFGLFASDSRQSSPVSNTSQDSFSDDAYQRAKQDTAIIIQDEASTSPQAEEGLDLQGEPLRIGQWWAMEGELTAEELERQRRVEAKYHTRVQYVHVPLEQAASRLITSSIAGQPVADIMMLEVNWAFPKLVEEGYLQELDGLIDLNDPKFSDNPITMKHGKFRGKQYGVTLPYSEANGLYYNKTLLQEAGVQDPYELQEKGEWTWSKFMTICRALKKKGTPCLADYPVENTTFFIYSNDGAVVEDNKVAFDSPNAMEAIEFMRKLYDAGDLIGEEGIIERNVAFAYGYRWDALGYSGNPAMKDELGYVFYPKGPRAKDYIVPYQKMNLWFMPKGTKYAKAKWAAWSELYEMDMEKGFNVRLEKEKPYFKSEPNMKTLRKMFDRIKLVEYTSYIGFKELYEESVKEIMACRQSPEWGMQQIKAQAQAAIDISLKK
- a CDS encoding ABC transporter substrate-binding protein, producing MKLMKAGTLILMFALLINVLAACSGGNSNQPAANNTNNKTDAGTVEPPASEEPAEEPKEEEPVTKVMDFGGKPLRIGQWWGMDAYLNDEEKAKQKKVEEKFNTKIEYVTVTDTTARLITSSVAGEPFADIVMIPLREAFPKLVVEGYVQPIDDVVDLGLPAFADNLVTMTNGKFQGKQYGISEPYAESHGLYYDKTLLQKLGLPDPYELQEKGEWTWDQFVDMLKKIKAGGKVPLHVDSEPLLASILIYTNEGKIEDPATNKIALDEPNTMEALQFFNDLYNVHKVIHKDEQASFGDGGIAFVNGYRWDNLGYVKDKPNDIGYVFFPKGPKATEYVVPYDKMNLWFIPKGVQNAEAVLSAFTELFEFEVKKGKDIKLQKEEPNMKNKESLDTMRKMFDSTYKIINYQAYVGLSDVVEEAFKNIASGKESPATAIERIKPMAQGAIDVSTKK
- a CDS encoding extracellular solute-binding protein gives rise to the protein MKRKSKYRMVAAVALITAICIALPQPVPLVTGSYADGPAPTGIELGSTNKDGYDQYLARYAQAARPERELTIPGDRFSNAEGMQINVVDGVDGASGKAIETGESGIVSWELDVQDEGLYNIELRFRPMEGKGSDIDRELNIDGKLPFAEAKNLVFRRLWKNNGAAVRDDNGNDMYTPQAEVPIWQEVFVQSSDGRHGEPYSFYFSKGKHVISLVSAKEPMMIDYIKLRQTDKVPSYRDLSEHYKRQGYKEASGAMVKVQGEAAGIKSSAVLYPMMDRSSPAVEPYDVSKIRLNTIGSFNWSEAGQWVSWDIEVPEDGLYKIGVKYNQSLQRGVTSYRKLMIDGKVPFSEMESVAFDFSSDWQMKEIGDGEEPYLFYLTKGKHVLRMDVTLGEMALYLRSIESSVLELNTIYRRIVMVTGTVPDEYRDYQLDLKLPEMTGLFRKQADLIASIAARIEKTTGGSSDRTATLNRIVYQLRDMADNPDTVTRRLETFKSNISSLGSWIFSVNYMPLSVDYIVVASPEQKMPRASATAWGNIKHQAGTFLLSFFNDYNALGSSKGKDGDKIKVWITMGLDQAKIVKRMIEETFTPVTGVAVDLQVVTEAVLLQAMLAGRGPDVAFSVANDKPLNYALRSGVEDLSKYPGFDEVKKQFSDSAFVPYSFNGGVYALPSDQYFPVLFYRKDILEEMKLEVPQTWDDVYAMVPELQKQNLIFGFPIQVLVKTGSNVQDSANLPVNFTFGTMLYQADGELYTKDGKASALDSEESVKSFIQWSELYTTYKLPLETDFTNRFRSGEMPIGIADYTRFNIISVVAPELKGLWDFTLTPGTRLPDGSIRRDVPAYGSGAVMLKSSKHKENAWKFMQWWASSKVQAKYGLENEAIFGPAGRYATANIQAVEQLPWQVKDYKTLMEQWKWVKGVPEVPGGYFTGRHLDNAFRSVVISNEDPREAIDNYTRYINDEIKKKRKEFGLPND
- a CDS encoding carbohydrate ABC transporter permease; this translates as MAASPARRKPHGKLAELARNVKQHRQGYMLLAPYFILFFIFTAFPVVMAFGLSFTYYNVLETPKWIGWENYATLFIKDEVFLIALKNTLLFALITGPISYIACFLLAWLINELSPKIRAVVTLLFYAPSISGNVYLIWQVGFSGDSFGYVNAFLIKWGFILEPIQWLQDPRYMLIIIMIVQLWLSLGTAFLAFIAGLQSMDTTLIEAGAIDGVRNRWQELWYITLPSMRPQLLFGAVMQITSSFAVADVATSMVGFPSPQYAAHTIVTHLNDFGTIRFEMGYACAIATILFVIMLGSNLVIQWLLRKVGE